One segment of Rhizobium leguminosarum DNA contains the following:
- a CDS encoding carbohydrate ABC transporter permease, producing the protein MNTTNRDRLMLAISIVMAAIYLFPLYWMYITALKSGSEMFATPPSFWPAAPQWGTYTYVWESRDMGRYLWNSLVIALGSMALITVLGVGCAYVLARYRNVWVDIGLFLILMLQVLPASLMITPIFVGFSQIGLLSTPRLAVIIAVAAKSMPFFVILVRATFMSVPQELEEAALVDGNSRVGAFFNIVLPLARNGILVSAILIFMQAFGEFVYSKSMIQAAELQPASVGLNSFMGPNTNEWNNIMAYATMYVTPILAIFVLLQRRIVSGLTSGALK; encoded by the coding sequence ATGAATACGACGAACCGCGACCGGCTGATGCTCGCAATATCGATCGTCATGGCGGCGATCTATCTCTTCCCGCTCTACTGGATGTACATCACCGCGCTGAAAAGCGGCTCGGAGATGTTCGCGACGCCGCCGAGCTTCTGGCCGGCAGCACCCCAATGGGGCACCTATACCTATGTCTGGGAAAGCCGCGACATGGGCCGCTACCTCTGGAACTCACTGGTCATCGCTCTGGGTTCCATGGCGCTGATCACCGTGCTCGGCGTCGGCTGCGCCTATGTGCTCGCCAGATACCGCAACGTCTGGGTGGATATCGGCCTGTTCCTGATCCTGATGCTGCAGGTCCTGCCGGCCTCGCTGATGATCACGCCGATCTTCGTCGGCTTCTCGCAGATCGGCCTGCTTTCCACTCCGCGCCTTGCCGTCATCATTGCGGTCGCGGCAAAGAGCATGCCCTTTTTCGTCATCCTGGTGCGCGCCACCTTCATGAGCGTTCCCCAGGAACTGGAGGAGGCAGCACTCGTCGACGGCAATTCGCGCGTCGGCGCCTTTTTCAATATCGTGCTGCCGCTCGCTCGAAACGGCATCCTGGTCAGCGCCATCCTGATCTTCATGCAGGCCTTCGGCGAATTCGTCTATTCGAAGTCGATGATCCAGGCGGCCGAGCTTCAGCCGGCAAGCGTCGGCCTCAATTCCTTCATGGGGCCGAACACCAACGAATGGAACAACATCATGGCCTACGCCACGATGTATGTGACACCGATCCTCGCCATCTTCGTTCTCTTGCAGCGCCGCATCGTATCCGGCCTCACCTCTGGAGCCCTCAAATGA
- a CDS encoding carbohydrate ABC transporter permease, giving the protein MKRILMSVRDGRGFDIVLVAFPLGFLFLMAGLPLIYNVVMSFQEVDMFSLGTFSRPFVGFKNYTDLFAQPETLPILYNTVIFVVGSIAGQFLIGFGLALFFWVNFPGASWMRGLFLVSWVMPGLVVGAIWNWILSGDFGVLNFILKESGIISGNIFWRSDPHYSLYAVIIANVWLGTSFNMILLSVGLAGIPADLFEAAELDGANVWQRFWTITLPMMRSTIGAIIALGLIFTLQQFDLFAAITSGGPNNSSNVTQYWAWDLSFRQYDFAKGATISVIMIVFVMFASVVYVRSTRHEVRG; this is encoded by the coding sequence ATGAAGAGGATCCTGATGAGCGTCAGGGACGGCCGCGGTTTCGATATCGTGCTGGTCGCTTTCCCGCTCGGTTTTCTGTTCCTGATGGCGGGGCTGCCGCTGATCTACAATGTCGTGATGAGCTTCCAGGAGGTCGACATGTTCAGCCTCGGGACCTTCTCGCGTCCCTTCGTCGGCTTCAAGAATTATACCGACCTCTTCGCGCAGCCGGAAACGCTGCCGATCCTCTATAACACCGTCATCTTCGTCGTTGGCTCCATCGCCGGCCAGTTCCTGATCGGCTTCGGCCTGGCGCTGTTCTTCTGGGTCAATTTTCCCGGCGCCTCATGGATGCGCGGCCTGTTCCTGGTCTCCTGGGTGATGCCCGGCCTCGTCGTTGGCGCCATCTGGAACTGGATTCTGTCGGGCGATTTCGGCGTGTTGAATTTCATTCTAAAGGAAAGCGGCATCATCTCCGGCAACATCTTCTGGCGCTCGGACCCGCATTATTCGCTCTATGCCGTTATCATCGCCAATGTCTGGCTCGGCACCTCGTTCAACATGATCCTGCTTTCCGTTGGTCTTGCAGGCATTCCGGCCGACCTCTTTGAGGCGGCCGAACTCGACGGCGCCAACGTCTGGCAGCGCTTCTGGACAATCACGCTGCCGATGATGCGCTCGACCATCGGCGCCATCATCGCGCTCGGCCTGATCTTCACCTTGCAGCAGTTCGATCTTTTCGCCGCGATCACGTCGGGCGGGCCCAACAATTCGTCGAATGTCACGCAATATTGGGCCTGGGATCTGTCCTTCCGCCAATACGACTTCGCCAAGGGCGCAACGATCTCCGTCATCATGATCGTCTTCGTCATGTTCGCATCCGTCGTCTATGTCCGGTCCACACGCCACGAGGTGCGCGGATGA